Proteins co-encoded in one Stenotrophomonas maltophilia genomic window:
- a CDS encoding cytochrome ubiquinol oxidase subunit I — MIDQTVVELSRLQFALTAMYHFLFVPLTLGLSFMVAIMESVYVMTGKEIWRRMTLFWGVLFGINFAMGVATGIVMEFQFGMNWSYYSHYVGDIFGAPLAIEGLMAFFLEATFVGLFFFGWNRLSKVKHLMVTWLMALGTNLSAIWILIANGWMQNPTGAVFNPETMRMEVVDFMAVVFNPVAQAKFVHTVSAGYVTGAVFVMAISALFLLRNKHKDLARRSFAVAAAFGLLSSLSVVVLGDESGYAASEHQKMKLAAIEAMWETERAPADFTAFGIPNQTTHQNDYAVKIPYLMGLIATRSLNQPIPGILELVERAEHRVRGGQLAYGALERLRANKNDVEAREMFDRHWQDLGHGLLLKRYRDDILNATPQEISQAAMDTVPRVMPLFWTFRVMAGLGFYLIAFFALAFYYSCRNNFQDKRWFLKVALWTLPAPWIAIECGWFVAEYGRQPWAVDGVLPTFYAASGLALHEIVLTLAGFTAIYTALIVVEIKLMLKAIRKGPDEVLPSLQSPQPHASHNASAPAAGQA, encoded by the coding sequence ATGATTGATCAGACAGTCGTAGAACTGTCGCGGCTGCAATTCGCGCTGACCGCGATGTACCACTTCCTATTCGTACCGCTCACCCTCGGCCTGTCCTTCATGGTGGCCATCATGGAGAGCGTGTACGTGATGACCGGCAAGGAGATCTGGCGCAGGATGACCCTGTTCTGGGGCGTCCTGTTCGGCATCAACTTCGCCATGGGCGTCGCTACCGGCATCGTCATGGAATTCCAGTTCGGCATGAACTGGTCCTACTACAGCCACTACGTCGGCGACATCTTCGGTGCGCCGCTGGCCATCGAAGGCCTGATGGCGTTCTTCCTGGAAGCCACCTTCGTCGGCCTGTTCTTCTTCGGCTGGAACCGCCTGAGCAAGGTCAAGCACCTGATGGTGACCTGGCTGATGGCGCTGGGCACCAACCTGTCGGCAATCTGGATCCTGATCGCCAACGGCTGGATGCAGAACCCGACCGGTGCGGTGTTCAACCCGGAAACCATGCGCATGGAAGTGGTCGACTTCATGGCGGTGGTGTTCAACCCGGTGGCGCAGGCCAAGTTCGTGCATACCGTCAGCGCCGGCTACGTGACCGGTGCGGTGTTCGTGATGGCGATCAGTGCCCTGTTCCTGCTGCGCAACAAGCACAAGGACCTGGCCCGTCGTTCGTTCGCGGTCGCCGCGGCGTTCGGCCTGCTGTCCTCGCTGTCGGTGGTGGTGCTGGGTGACGAGAGCGGTTACGCCGCCAGCGAACACCAGAAGATGAAGCTGGCCGCGATCGAAGCGATGTGGGAAACCGAGCGTGCGCCGGCCGACTTCACCGCCTTCGGCATCCCGAACCAGACGACCCACCAGAACGACTACGCGGTAAAGATCCCGTACCTGATGGGCCTGATCGCCACCCGTTCGTTGAACCAGCCGATCCCGGGCATCCTGGAACTGGTCGAGCGTGCCGAACACCGCGTGCGTGGCGGCCAGCTGGCCTACGGTGCGCTGGAACGCCTGCGTGCCAACAAGAACGACGTCGAAGCGCGCGAGATGTTCGACCGCCACTGGCAGGATCTGGGCCATGGCCTGCTGCTCAAGCGCTACCGCGATGACATCCTCAACGCCACCCCGCAGGAAATCTCGCAGGCGGCGATGGATACCGTGCCGCGCGTGATGCCGCTGTTCTGGACCTTCCGCGTGATGGCCGGCCTCGGCTTCTACCTGATCGCCTTCTTCGCACTGGCCTTCTACTACTCCTGCCGCAACAACTTCCAGGACAAGCGCTGGTTCCTCAAGGTGGCCCTGTGGACGCTGCCGGCACCGTGGATCGCCATCGAATGCGGCTGGTTCGTGGCCGAGTACGGTCGCCAGCCGTGGGCGGTTGATGGCGTGCTGCCAACGTTCTATGCGGCATCGGGCCTGGCCTTGCACGAAATCGTGCTGACCCTGGCCGGCTTCACCGCGATCTACACCGCGCTGATCGTGGTCGAGATCAAGCTGATGCTCAAGGCGATCCGCAAGGGTCCGGACGAGGTGCTGCCGTCGCTGCAGTCGCCCCAGCCGCATGCTTCCCACAATGCCTCGGCGCCCGCCGCCGGCCAGGCCTGA
- the cydD gene encoding thiol reductant ABC exporter subunit CydD, which translates to MSAAETTSASLSPDAETTRQRRARTAWLADLARPARGRQRLAALCISVSGALLIGQAASIAWLVQQVLVEHAALASGLPVLGALALILVLRTLLGSATQAAAGDVADAARLALRERVFARLLGHGPLWLRQRRTGELGELMLHHGDAIENYYSGFLPVRTEVVVVPLLILAAVAWVDWVVALILLFTAPLVPFFMMLVGWGAEAAGRAQLGELARMSGHFADRIKGLGLLRLYGRGEAELEGIEAAAEGVRVRTLKVLRIAFLSSTVLEFFASVSVAMVALYLGLSYLGMMSLHASVPSLGAGLFCLLLAPEFYAPLRRLAAHYHDRANALAAAAEVERLLQSLPDEQNLVENETVPLAVEPAEAALPPLQARGLVLRPLGAPQDVLQNLDVLLEPGQRLALVGPSGSGKSTLLEALAGWLPPRAGKLQVRPGVQVAYASQRPYLFHGSIADNLRLADPGATDARLRAVAEAAQVLQFAQRLPQGLDTVIGERGFGLSGGEARRIALARLLLRDPQVLLLDEPTAFLDADTEAALLRSLAAYARGRSVVVATHSPTVIAWADRCLLLPEGRLVEPAQAVRA; encoded by the coding sequence TTGAGCGCTGCCGAAACGACTTCCGCCAGTCTGTCCCCGGACGCTGAAACCACCCGTCAGCGGCGCGCGCGCACGGCCTGGCTGGCCGATCTGGCGCGGCCCGCACGCGGTCGTCAGCGCCTGGCCGCGTTGTGCATCAGCGTGTCGGGCGCGTTGCTGATCGGGCAGGCCGCCAGCATCGCCTGGCTGGTGCAGCAGGTGCTGGTGGAGCATGCCGCGCTGGCGTCGGGGCTGCCGGTATTGGGTGCGCTGGCGCTGATTCTGGTGCTGCGTACCCTGTTGGGCAGCGCCACCCAGGCGGCGGCCGGCGATGTGGCCGATGCCGCACGGCTGGCATTGCGCGAGCGTGTGTTCGCCCGCCTGCTGGGCCATGGCCCGCTATGGCTGCGCCAGCGCCGCACCGGCGAGCTGGGCGAACTGATGCTGCATCACGGCGATGCGATTGAGAATTATTACAGTGGTTTCCTGCCGGTACGGACCGAAGTGGTGGTGGTCCCGCTGCTGATCCTGGCCGCAGTGGCCTGGGTCGACTGGGTGGTGGCGCTGATCCTGCTGTTCACCGCACCGCTGGTGCCGTTCTTCATGATGCTGGTGGGGTGGGGCGCCGAGGCCGCCGGCCGTGCGCAGCTGGGAGAGCTGGCGCGGATGAGTGGCCATTTCGCCGACCGCATCAAGGGACTGGGCCTGCTGCGCCTGTATGGCCGCGGCGAGGCCGAGCTGGAGGGCATCGAGGCGGCGGCCGAGGGCGTGCGCGTGCGTACCCTGAAGGTGCTGCGCATCGCTTTCCTGTCGTCCACGGTGCTGGAATTCTTTGCCTCGGTGAGTGTGGCGATGGTGGCCTTGTACCTGGGCCTGAGCTACCTGGGCATGATGTCGCTGCACGCCAGCGTGCCGAGCCTCGGCGCCGGTCTGTTCTGCCTGCTGCTGGCCCCGGAGTTCTACGCCCCGCTGCGGCGCCTGGCCGCGCACTACCACGACCGCGCCAATGCCTTGGCCGCCGCGGCCGAAGTAGAGCGTCTGCTGCAGTCGTTGCCCGATGAGCAGAACCTGGTCGAGAACGAGACCGTACCGCTGGCGGTGGAGCCGGCCGAGGCCGCATTGCCGCCACTGCAGGCGCGCGGCCTGGTGCTGCGCCCGCTGGGTGCGCCGCAGGATGTACTGCAGAATCTGGACGTGCTGCTGGAGCCGGGACAGCGGCTGGCCCTGGTCGGCCCCAGTGGCAGTGGCAAGAGCACGCTGCTGGAAGCGCTGGCCGGCTGGTTGCCGCCGCGCGCCGGAAAGTTGCAGGTGCGCCCCGGCGTCCAGGTGGCCTATGCCAGCCAGCGCCCGTACCTGTTCCACGGCAGCATCGCCGACAACCTGCGGCTGGCCGATCCCGGGGCCACCGACGCGCGCCTGCGTGCGGTCGCCGAGGCCGCGCAGGTGCTGCAGTTCGCACAGCGCCTGCCGCAGGGGCTGGATACGGTGATCGGCGAGCGCGGTTTCGGCCTGTCCGGTGGCGAAGCACGACGCATCGCCCTGGCCCGCTTGCTGCTGCGCGACCCGCAGGTGCTGCTGCTGGACGAACCCACCGCCTTCCTCGATGCCGATACCGAAGCGGCACTGCTGCGCAGCCTGGCCGCGTATGCGCGCGGGCGCAGTGTGGTGGTGGCCACCCACAGCCCGACCGTGATCGCCTGGGCCGACCGCTGCCTGCTGCTGCCAGAAGGTCGCCTGGTCGAACCGGCGCAGGCGGTGCGCGCATGA
- the cydC gene encoding thiol reductant ABC exporter subunit CydC, producing the protein MNRSPDSLRAVFLRHRPRLLLTVLLLWTTMLAGTALLGLSGGFLTAAALAGAAGLGQGFNFFSPSAGIRGLTMARIVSRYFEKLVGHDATLRIARDLRVWFFRRALPLAPARLGATRTGDLLARLLGDIGEVDGLLVRAIGPLLALGGLSLVAIASAAMILPSAALLLAVLAVLIAFGVPWLGVRGRDDEEADRAAHRAALRTAAFEGLEGVGDLAALHADAAWQLKVRVAAKQLASRDRRRRWRLIAGSTLHGLVAGLGLVAMLALALHAAEQQRIAAEMAAGLVFLTVALIELWAGMGLAWQSLQSGRIAADRLQAIVEQPLTVEDPQAPQPVPQAARVHWNDVHFQWPGAARPVLAGVQLTLAPGERIAVRGDSGCGKTTLSSLLLRLWDPQQGRLTYGGRDLRDFAQAEWHRQLAWLPQNAPVFAGTVAENLRLGDPDASDAALWAVLRRVRLGEWAEHNGGLQTWVGENGATLSAGQARRLALARALLRNAPILLLDEPTEGLDVDTARALLQDLSALLDGRSLLMITHDDLPGGVVDAQYRMRDGVLVREA; encoded by the coding sequence ATGAACCGTTCGCCCGATTCGCTGCGCGCGGTGTTCCTGCGCCATCGGCCGCGCCTGCTGCTGACCGTGCTGCTGCTGTGGACCACGATGCTGGCCGGTACCGCACTGCTGGGCCTGTCCGGTGGTTTCCTCACCGCGGCTGCGCTGGCCGGTGCGGCCGGGCTCGGCCAGGGCTTCAACTTCTTCTCACCGTCGGCCGGTATCCGTGGCCTGACCATGGCCCGGATCGTGTCGCGCTACTTCGAGAAGCTGGTTGGCCACGACGCCACCCTGCGCATCGCCCGCGACCTGCGCGTGTGGTTCTTCCGCCGCGCGCTGCCGCTGGCACCGGCCCGGCTGGGCGCCACCCGTACCGGCGACCTGCTGGCACGCCTGCTCGGTGACATCGGTGAGGTCGATGGCCTGCTGGTGCGCGCCATCGGTCCGCTGCTGGCGCTGGGCGGATTGTCGCTGGTGGCGATTGCTTCGGCGGCGATGATCCTGCCATCAGCGGCGCTGCTGCTGGCGGTACTGGCGGTGCTGATCGCCTTCGGTGTGCCGTGGCTGGGCGTGCGCGGCCGCGATGATGAAGAGGCCGACCGCGCCGCGCATCGCGCCGCGCTGCGCACCGCCGCCTTCGAGGGGCTGGAAGGCGTGGGCGATCTGGCCGCGCTGCATGCCGATGCAGCGTGGCAGCTGAAGGTGCGGGTGGCGGCCAAGCAGCTGGCCTCGCGCGACCGGCGCCGGCGCTGGCGATTGATTGCCGGCTCCACGCTGCATGGGCTGGTCGCCGGGCTTGGGCTGGTGGCCATGCTGGCACTGGCCCTGCACGCTGCCGAGCAGCAGCGCATCGCGGCGGAAATGGCGGCCGGCCTGGTCTTCCTCACCGTCGCGCTGATCGAGCTATGGGCGGGCATGGGCCTGGCCTGGCAGTCGCTGCAATCCGGGCGCATCGCCGCCGATCGCCTGCAGGCCATTGTCGAGCAGCCGCTGACGGTGGAGGACCCGCAGGCGCCGCAGCCGGTGCCGCAGGCGGCGCGTGTGCACTGGAATGACGTGCACTTCCAGTGGCCGGGTGCAGCGCGGCCGGTACTGGCCGGTGTACAGCTGACCCTGGCGCCGGGCGAACGCATTGCCGTGCGCGGTGACAGTGGCTGCGGCAAGACCACGCTGTCCAGTCTGCTGCTGCGCCTGTGGGATCCGCAGCAGGGACGGTTGACCTATGGCGGCCGTGATCTGCGCGATTTCGCCCAGGCCGAATGGCATCGGCAGCTGGCCTGGCTGCCGCAGAACGCACCGGTGTTTGCCGGAACGGTGGCCGAGAATCTGCGGCTGGGCGATCCCGATGCCAGCGACGCCGCGCTGTGGGCGGTGCTGCGCCGGGTACGCCTGGGCGAATGGGCCGAGCACAACGGTGGCCTGCAGACCTGGGTGGGCGAGAACGGCGCGACGCTGTCGGCTGGCCAGGCGCGGCGCCTGGCACTGGCGCGTGCGCTGCTGCGCAACGCGCCGATCCTGCTGCTGGACGAACCGACCGAAGGCCTGGACGTGGATACGGCGCGCGCGCTGTTGCAGGATCTTTCCGCGCTGCTGGACGGTCGCAGCCTGCTGATGATCACCCACGATGATCTGCCCGGAGGCGTGGTGGATGCGCAGTACCGGATGCGTGATGGGGTGCTGGTCCGCGAAGCGTGA
- a CDS encoding DUF1294 domain-containing protein has translation MGWRRNLALAAFGALIALMISGVLPLWLGGGCLLVSAVSFGLYGHDKRAAQRKQWRIPERTLQLLAFAGGWPGALLGQAVFRHKHRKAAFQWVFWLCVLANVASIAVLLREFSR, from the coding sequence GTGGGCTGGCGGCGCAACCTGGCGCTGGCCGCGTTCGGCGCCTTGATCGCATTGATGATCAGCGGCGTGCTGCCGCTGTGGCTGGGCGGCGGGTGCCTGCTGGTCAGCGCAGTGTCGTTCGGGCTGTACGGCCACGACAAACGCGCGGCCCAGCGAAAGCAATGGCGGATTCCCGAACGCACGCTGCAGCTGCTGGCGTTCGCCGGCGGCTGGCCCGGCGCGCTGCTCGGCCAGGCCGTATTCCGCCACAAGCACCGCAAGGCCGCATTCCAATGGGTGTTCTGGCTGTGTGTGCTGGCCAACGTGGCCTCGATCGCGGTGCTGCTGCGCGAGTTTTCGCGATAA
- the metX gene encoding homoserine O-acetyltransferase MetX, whose product MTEFIPPGTRFHALPSPFPFKRGGALHGARVAFETWGTLATDGSNAILIVTGLSPDAHAAANEANPAPGWWEAMVGPGKPIDTDRWFVVCVNSLGSCKGSTGPASLNPATGQPYRLDFPELSIEDGARAAVEVVRALGITQLACVVGNSMGGMTALAVLMLHPGIARSHINISGSAQALPFSIAIRSLQREAIRLDPRWNGGHYDDAEYPESGMRMARKLGVITYRSALEWDGRFGRVRLDSDQADDDPFGLEFQVESYLEGHARRFVRFFDPNCYLYLSRSMDWFDLAEYADGDVLAGLAKIRVEKALAIGANTDILFPVQQQQQVADGLRAGGAEARFIGLESPQGHDAFLVDFERFGPAVRDFLDAL is encoded by the coding sequence ATGACCGAATTCATCCCGCCCGGCACGCGTTTCCACGCCCTGCCCTCGCCGTTCCCGTTCAAGCGCGGTGGCGCCCTGCACGGCGCACGCGTGGCCTTCGAAACCTGGGGAACGCTGGCCACCGATGGCAGCAACGCGATCCTGATCGTCACTGGCCTTTCCCCGGACGCGCATGCCGCCGCCAATGAGGCCAACCCGGCACCGGGCTGGTGGGAAGCGATGGTCGGCCCGGGCAAGCCGATCGATACCGACCGCTGGTTTGTGGTGTGCGTCAATTCGCTGGGCAGCTGCAAAGGTTCGACCGGCCCGGCCTCGCTCAACCCCGCCACTGGCCAGCCCTACCGCCTCGATTTCCCCGAGCTGTCGATCGAAGACGGTGCCCGTGCCGCCGTCGAGGTCGTGCGTGCGCTGGGCATCACCCAGCTGGCCTGCGTGGTCGGCAATTCGATGGGCGGCATGACCGCATTGGCCGTGCTGATGCTGCACCCGGGCATCGCACGCAGTCACATCAACATCTCCGGCAGTGCGCAGGCGCTGCCGTTCTCGATCGCGATCCGCTCGCTGCAGCGCGAGGCGATCCGCCTCGACCCGCGCTGGAATGGCGGCCACTACGACGACGCCGAATACCCCGAGTCCGGCATGCGCATGGCGCGCAAGCTGGGCGTGATCACCTATCGCTCCGCACTGGAATGGGACGGCCGATTCGGCCGCGTGCGGCTGGATTCGGACCAGGCCGACGACGATCCGTTCGGCCTGGAATTCCAGGTGGAAAGCTACCTGGAAGGCCACGCGCGTCGCTTCGTGCGCTTCTTCGATCCCAACTGCTACCTGTACCTGAGCCGTTCGATGGACTGGTTCGACCTGGCCGAGTACGCCGATGGCGACGTGCTGGCCGGGCTGGCGAAGATCCGGGTGGAGAAGGCGCTGGCCATCGGCGCCAACACCGACATCCTGTTCCCGGTGCAGCAGCAGCAACAGGTCGCCGACGGCCTGCGTGCCGGTGGTGCCGAGGCGCGCTTCATCGGCCTGGAATCGCCGCAGGGCCATGATGCGTTCCTGGTCGATTTCGAGCGGTTCGGCCCGGCCGTGCGCGACTTCCTCGACGCGCTGTAA
- a CDS encoding c-type cytochrome biogenesis protein CcmI/CycH, giving the protein MVNVWLPTMAGAVAALMAVLVLWPLRHHGRKGFFVGVLALGVAGTCLYVLVGDPRAAQLKPAATVATLHDGVQALQDALKRDPQRADGWALLGRSQAELGDAPAAAAAFARAAALAPDDPGVLVEAAQARAQADPGKQFDDTAVAWLQQARSLAPDAERASWLLGIALRQRGRNAEAADVWSSLLPRLEPGAAQALQAQIAIAREAAGQSAEATVAAAPALLQVRVQLPAMKAAEWPASTQVFVLARAVGGPPMPVAARKLPLAGFPATVGLGDADSPMPTAPLSAHREVEVLARISRSGSANRSEDDLQSVPVKVSLPHEGVVELRFP; this is encoded by the coding sequence CTGGTGAACGTGTGGCTGCCGACAATGGCCGGAGCCGTGGCAGCACTGATGGCGGTGCTGGTGCTGTGGCCGCTGCGCCACCACGGCCGCAAAGGGTTTTTCGTGGGTGTGCTCGCACTCGGCGTTGCCGGTACCTGCCTGTATGTGCTGGTGGGTGATCCCCGTGCTGCGCAGCTGAAACCGGCAGCCACGGTGGCGACCTTGCACGATGGGGTGCAGGCCCTGCAGGACGCACTGAAGCGCGATCCGCAGCGTGCCGATGGCTGGGCCCTGCTGGGCCGTTCGCAGGCCGAACTGGGCGACGCTCCCGCCGCGGCCGCCGCGTTCGCCCGCGCCGCAGCGCTCGCCCCCGATGATCCGGGAGTGCTGGTGGAAGCGGCGCAGGCGCGTGCCCAGGCCGACCCGGGCAAGCAGTTCGATGACACCGCCGTGGCCTGGTTGCAGCAGGCTCGATCACTGGCCCCGGACGCGGAGCGGGCCAGCTGGTTGCTGGGCATCGCCCTGCGCCAGCGTGGCCGCAATGCCGAGGCCGCCGATGTATGGAGCAGTTTGCTGCCACGGCTGGAACCCGGTGCCGCGCAGGCGTTGCAGGCGCAGATTGCCATCGCCCGTGAGGCGGCCGGCCAGTCCGCCGAGGCAACGGTTGCAGCGGCGCCGGCATTGCTGCAGGTACGTGTGCAGTTGCCGGCCATGAAAGCGGCCGAGTGGCCGGCCAGCACCCAGGTGTTCGTGCTGGCGCGTGCCGTCGGCGGGCCGCCGATGCCGGTGGCCGCACGCAAGCTGCCACTGGCCGGCTTCCCGGCCACAGTCGGGCTGGGCGACGCCGACAGCCCGATGCCCACCGCACCGCTGTCGGCGCACCGCGAAGTGGAAGTGCTGGCGCGCATCTCGCGCAGCGGCAGCGCCAACCGGAGCGAAGATGACCTGCAGAGCGTCCCGGTAAAGGTGAGCCTGCCTCATGAAGGCGTCGTGGAGCTGCGGTTTCCGTAG
- a CDS encoding cytochrome c-type biogenesis protein, with product MRWLLVLLLMLPLATLAQQPLHDPQPLQFRDGAEERRFHDLAAQLRCVQCQNQSLADSNAQIAQDLRREVLQLMQQGHDDAQIKQFLVARYGEFVLYQPPLQPGTWLLWGGPLLVLGAGALVVLGIVRRRGRTVAAAPAGKDDEGDGW from the coding sequence ATGCGCTGGCTGCTGGTGCTGCTGCTGATGCTGCCACTGGCCACGCTGGCCCAGCAGCCGCTGCACGACCCGCAGCCGCTGCAGTTCCGCGATGGCGCCGAAGAGCGTCGCTTCCATGACCTGGCCGCGCAGCTGCGCTGCGTGCAGTGCCAGAACCAGTCGCTGGCCGACTCCAATGCCCAGATTGCCCAGGACCTGCGCCGCGAGGTGCTGCAGCTGATGCAGCAGGGCCACGACGATGCGCAGATCAAGCAGTTCCTGGTGGCCCGCTATGGCGAGTTCGTGCTCTACCAGCCGCCGCTGCAGCCGGGCACCTGGCTGCTGTGGGGCGGCCCGTTGCTGGTACTCGGTGCCGGTGCGCTGGTGGTGCTGGGCATCGTCCGCCGCCGCGGGCGCACGGTGGCTGCCGCACCGGCCGGCAAGGACGATGAAGGAGACGGCTGGTGA
- a CDS encoding DsbE family thiol:disulfide interchange protein has protein sequence MSESPAPRPSRPLPPVAIVIGVLFFFGLLGLMIYGVMKSGDPQRDVLPSALIDKPAPAFALPVLHDPDMIVRSDELRGAPYLLNVWGSWCAACREEHPVLTRFAESKRVRVIGYNWKDDPTDALHWLEQLGNPFMVVLSDVEGRTAIDWGVTAAPETFLVDGSGVVRWKYSGAMTQRVVDEKLIPALEKIEKAQGNAGTTLHTAP, from the coding sequence ATGTCCGAGTCCCCCGCCCCGCGCCCCTCCCGCCCGCTGCCGCCGGTAGCCATCGTGATCGGCGTGCTGTTCTTCTTCGGCCTGCTCGGGCTGATGATCTACGGGGTGATGAAATCGGGCGACCCGCAGCGTGACGTGCTGCCTTCGGCACTGATCGACAAGCCCGCGCCGGCGTTCGCGCTGCCGGTGCTGCACGACCCGGACATGATCGTGCGCAGCGATGAGCTGCGCGGCGCCCCCTACCTGCTGAACGTGTGGGGCAGCTGGTGCGCGGCCTGCCGCGAGGAACACCCGGTGCTGACCCGTTTCGCCGAGAGCAAGCGCGTGCGCGTGATCGGCTACAACTGGAAGGACGACCCGACCGACGCACTGCACTGGCTGGAACAGCTGGGCAATCCGTTCATGGTGGTGCTCAGCGATGTCGAGGGACGTACCGCGATCGACTGGGGCGTGACCGCTGCGCCGGAGACCTTCCTGGTCGATGGCAGCGGCGTGGTGCGCTGGAAGTACAGCGGTGCGATGACCCAGCGTGTGGTCGACGAGAAGCTGATCCCGGCGCTGGAAAAGATCGAAAAGGCGCAGGGCAATGCCGGCACTACCCTGCATACGGCACCGTAA